The Leisingera daeponensis DSM 23529 genome includes the window GTCGAGAAGTCATAGCCGATGCCGCCGCCCTGCTGCATCGTCAGCGCCGCCTCTTTCAGCATGTCGAAGATCCCTGACATGCTGTCCGGGATGGTGCCCATCACAAAGCAGTTAAACAGGGTCACCTGGCGCGCGGTGCCTGCGCCCGCGGTGATCCGGCCCGCGGGCAGGTATTTGAAATCCTCCAGCGCGGCATAGAATTTCTCTTCCCACGCGTCCGGCTTTTTCTCCGCCCGCGCCAGATCCCGCGCGATCCGCCGCCAGGTGTCCTCGACGGTCACGTCAATCGGCGCGCCATCGGCCTGCTTGAAACGGTACTTCATATCCCAGATCTGCTCGGCAATGGGGGCGGCAAAGCGGCTCATGTGTCGGTCCTTTGAGTCGTACTTGTGTCGTGTTGGCGTCCAAGCGCCGGAAAAGCGGCTCCGGCACCGGAAATGACCCCGGCAGCGAATCCGTGAATTGTTAATGCTTTATTGCAGCATAAGCGTGGAGGAACACAATACCTTGAAGCCAGCGATCAGTAAACTACTATATACTGACATAACTCTGGACGACTCTGTGGGGAACCTGTGGATAAACGCGTGAATCTTGTGAAGCTTTCGGTGGGCACCGAAAGCGTCGAAAGCCTGATGGCCTGGCAAGCGATGCGCCGCAAAGACCTGCCCGGGGGCCTGCCCCGCCATGTCACCCGCATGTGGCCCAAGCGCGAGGCCGAAATCCTGAACGGCGGCTCGATCTATTGGGTGATCAAGGGGCTGATCCAATGCCGCCAGCGCATCCTGCGGCTGGATGAGGTGACGGGCGAGGACGGCATCCGCCGCTGCGCCATCGTGCTGGATCCGGAGGTGCACCGCACCCATACCGCGCAAAAGCGCCCGTTCCAGGGCTGGCGCTACCTCAAGCCGGAAGAATCGCCCGCCGACCTGCCCGCAGGCAAAAGCCAGGAAGAGCCGCTGCCGCCGGAGCTGTCGCAGGCGCTGGCCGAAATCGGCGTGATCTGATCCAGCCGCCGCGGCGGCCTGGGCAGGCGGCACCCCGCCTGCCCCTCCAGCACTGCCATTTTATTTCAGCAAGGCCAGCAGTTCCTTGGCGGCAGCTTCCGAGGAGGCCGGGTTCTGGCCGGTGACCAGCTTGCCGTCGACTTCGACGTAAGAGGCCCAGTCATCGCCCTTGCGGTAATCGGCGCCTTTGTCCTTCAGCATGTCTTCGACCAGGAAGGGCACAACATCGGTCAGGCCCACGCCCTCTTCCTCGCCGTTGGTGAAGCCGGTCACGCGGCGGCCTTTCACCAGCGGCGCGCCATCGCTGCCTTTGACGTGGCGGAACACACCGGGCGCGTGGCAGACAGCCCCGATCGGCCGGTCCGCGGCGGCAAAGCTTTCCAGAAGCTTGCGGCTGTCCGCACTCTCGGCCAGATCCCACAGCGGGCCGTGGCCGCCGGGATAGAAGACCGCATCGAACTGGTCCGCATCGACGCCGGACAGTTTCACCGTGCTGGCGAGCGCCTGCTGGGCGGCATCATCCTGCTTGAACCGGCGGGTGGCATCTGTCTGGGCGTCCTCAGAGTCCGATTTCGGGTCCAGCGGCGGCTGGCCGCCTGCAGGCGAGGCCAGGGTGACTTCGGCACCGGCATCGCGCAGCACGTAATAAGGCGCGGCAAATTCCTCCAGCCAGAACCCGGTTTTCTCGCCGGTGTCCCCCAGCTGATCGTGCGACGTCAAAACCATCAGTATCTTCATAGCCTGTCCTTTCAGTTGGAGTGTACCCCACCCCAGCTAAGGCCGGCGCCGCGGATTTAAACCCGGGCGCCGGAGAAAGGCATCACGCGACGATCACGGTTTCTTGATCATGCGGCACTGATCGTGCAGACAGGCTGCCGCGCTCAGACGCGCTTTTCCAGGAAATCCAGCAGCGTATTCAGCGCCGCCTTGTCCTGCGCCGTGTATTTCGCCACCCGGCTGCGCCACAGGGTCGCCTGCGACTTCAGCACAAGGCCGTCGCTCAGCAGCTTCAGGTGGTTGGCCCGCAGCGTCTCGCCGGTGGAGGTGATATCGGCCACCATCTCGGCGGTCTCGTTCTTCACCGTTCCCTCGGTCGCGCCCTGGCTGTCGACCAGCTGGTAATCCGCCACCCCGGCATCGGTCAGGAACTCCCGCACCAGCCGGTGGTATTTGGTGGCAATCCGCAGCCGGTGGCCGTGCTGCGCCCGGAACGCAGACGCAACCGCGTCCAGATCGTCCAGCGTGTCCACGTCGATCCAGAACTGCGGCACTGCCAGCACCAGGTCGGCATGGCCGAACCCCAGCTCCGCCAGCTCCTCGACCTGCTGCTCGAACCGCGGCAGCTTCTCCTGCACCAGATCGGTGCCGGTGACGCCCAGGTGAATGCGCCCCGCCGCCAGCTCGCGCGGGATCTCGCCCGCCGACAGCAGCACCAGCTCCATGTTCGACACGCCCTCGACCGCGCCGGCATATTCCCGGTCGGAGCCGGTGCGCGACAGCGTAACGCCGCGCTTGGCAAACCAGTCGAAGGTCTTTTCCATCAGCCGCCCCTTGGACGGCACCCCCAGCTTCAAGGTCATGCGCGGGACTCCTCCAGCTGCAGCATCAGGTCCGGGCGCAGAACGCCGCCCACTGCCGGGATTTCCGCGCCATCGCCCAGCTGCCGGGTCAGCGCGTCATAGCGCCCGCCGCTGGCCACCGGCGGCAGATCCGGCCGCGCCTCGGCGTAGAAGCCAAAGACAAACCCGTCGTAATACTCCATCGAGGTGCGCCCGTAGGACGCCTCGAAATCGAGGTTCTCCACATCAACGCCGCGCGCCTTCATCGCTGCGGTGCGCGCATCCAGCCGGTCCAGCGCCGGGTTGATCTGCGGCAGGTCCACGGCAATGTCGTGCATCTGCTCCAGCGCATATGGCACGGTTTCCCGCACCGCCATCAGCGCCTCCAGCGCCAGCAGCTCATGCTCGGCAATCGGCGGCGCCTTGGCGTCCTCGCGCAGCGCCTCGACCCGCGCCTGCACCTCCGCCGCGCGGCGCTTGCCCAGCTCCACCGCGGAGCCGGTCAGATCGCCCTCGGTCGACAGCAGCTTCCTGCGGCTTTCCGGCACCGGGGCACGGCCCGCAAACCGGTCCAGCAGGGAGCGGAACCGGCGCGGCCGCCAGATGTGCCGCATCAGCGCCGCCTTGCGCTTCTCCGTGGTGTTCAGGCCCTGCACGGCGGCCATCAGAATGCCGATGTCGCCGGTCGCCGCGCGCAGCGGCAGCCCGCGCACCTGCAGCGCAAACAGCGAAAACACCTCGGCATCCGCCGCCGCCGCATCATTGCGCTCGAACACCTCATAGCCGACCTGCAGATATTCGTTGGGCCGGTCCGGAAAATGCTCCTGCCGGCGGAACACCTCACCCGAATAGGTGTAGCGCGCAGGCTCCGCCCCGTGGCGCATATGCGCCTCCACCACCGGCACGGTGAAGTCCGGGCGCAGCATCTGCTCGCCGCGCAGGGCGTCGGTGGTGACGTAGGCGCGGGCACGGATGTCCTCGCCGTAAAGATCCAGCAACGTGCCGGCAGGCTGCAGCAATGGCGTGTCCACCACCTGCGCGCCAGCGGCCTCAAACCGGACCCGCAGCTGGGCCGCGCGGGCCTGAATATCAGAACGGAGCGTCATGATCAGCCCTGCCCGTCCAGGATGTCACGCACCTTGGCCACCAGTTCGCTGCGCGGCACCTCAAACTGGCTCGGGCGTTCCTTCCACTCTTCCAGGGTGGCGCTTTCGGCGATCTTGGCGCCCAGGATCAGGTCCTTGATCTGCACCACGCCATTGGCCTTCTCGTCGCCGCCTTCGATCACCGCGACAGGAGAATTCCGCTTGTCCGCATACTTCAGCTGGTTGCCGAAATTCTTGGGGTTGCCCAGATAAACCTCGGCCCGGATGCCCGCATTGCGCAGCTCCGCCACCATCGCCTGGTAATCCGCCATCCGGTCGCGGTCCATCACGGTAACGACCACCGGTCCGGTTGCCTCGGCGCTCAGGCGCCCTTTGGCGTGCAGCGCCGCCAGCAGCCGGTCGACGCCGACCGAGACACCCACCGCAGGCACTTCCTGCCCGGTGAAGCGCTTGACCAGCCCGTCATAACGGCCGCCGCCCGAAACCGAGCCGAACTGCCGTTTGCGGCCCTTCTCGTCGAGGATCTCAAAGGTCAGCTCTGCCTCGAACACCGGGCCGGTGTAATAGCCCAGCCCGCGCACGACCGAGGGGTCGATCTCGATCCGGTCCTTACCGTAACCGCCCGCGGCCAGCAGCTCGCCGATCTGCTCCAGCTCGGCAATGCCTTCCTGGCCGATCTTGCTGTCGCCCACCGCGGCGCGCAGGTTGGCGATGGTGCCCGCTGCCTCCGCCGCCTTGGAGGTCAGGAAGGCCAGCACCGGCGCCGCCTGATCGTCCGAGAGGCCAACCCCGTCGATGAAGGCGCCGGAGGCATCCAGGCGGCCCTTGGTCAGCAGCTCGCGCACCCCGGCCTCACCCACTTTGTCGAACTTGTCGATGGTGCGCAGCACGTCGTCGCGCTTGGCATCGCCGTCACCCAGGCCCATCGCCTCCAGCACACCGTTCAGCACCTTGCGGTTATTGACCCGCACCAGGTAATCGCCGCGCGGAATGCCGACGGTCTCCAGCGTGTCGGACAGCATTGCGCAAATCTCCGCGTCAGCCGCCATCGAGGCACTGCCCACGGTATCCGCATCGCACTGGTAGAACTGTCGGAAGCGCCCCGGCCCCGGCTTCTCGTTGCGCCAGACCGGCCCCATCGCATAACGGCGGTAAGGCGTCGGCAGGTCGTTGCGGTGCTGGGCATAGACCCGCGCCAGGGGCGCCGTCAGGTCATAACGCAGCGCCATCCAGTCGCCGTTTCCGTCGTCCTCGGTTTCCTGCCAGGCAAACACGCCTTCGTTCGGGCGGTCCACGTCGGGCAGGAATTTGCCCAGCGCCTCAACGGTTTCCACCGCTGAGGACTCCAGCGCCTCGAACCCGTAATGATGATACACACCCGCGATGGCCCGCAGCATCTCGCTGCGCTGGGTCACCTCCGCACCGAAATAGTCACGGAACCCCTTCGGCGTCTGCGCCTTGGGGCGGGGCTGTTTCTTCACTTTGGCCATCTGAGGCCTCCTCACGGGTAGCGGTTTCACTCGCCCGGCGGTCTAGCGGAAGCGGGCCGCAACGGCAAGACGAAGGCGGCAGAGGCTACGCGGCAGTTCATCATTGAGACATAAGGGCTGCGCCGCCGCGCGGAGGGCGGGTCATGCCGGAGGCGTGCTTTCAGCAGGTCGCTCCCCGGCCTCGCGGCCGGGCGGTCCTTTGCTTTTCAACTCCGCTCCTTTATGAGCAGCTTCAGAACCCAGGAGACACCTCATGCAGCATCTGGAAGAGCAAATCGCCCATCTGACCCGCAGCGTGGAGGAGATGAGCGACGTGATGGCCCGCCAGCAGCAGGAGATCGACGTGCTGACCCGCCGCGTTGCCATGCTGATGCAGCGCGAGGCCGAGCGCCAGCAGGATGGCGGCGGCGGCGTGGTCTTCGCCGACGAACGCCCGCCGCATTACTGACGCGCCCCGCAAGCGGTGCAAGAATTCTAGCGTAATAGTCTTGACCGGAGTTGCTGCTAAACCCCGGCGCTGCCCAGCCGCGAGCGCCCGGCCTGCACGAACCTAGGCCAGACCAAAGCCCTGTGCCGCAAGGCGCGTGGCAAGCTGCACGTTTTCAGCCTGGCTATCGCCCTCGGTAAGGGCGGACAGCGGTATGTCCAGTTCATAGATCAGCTTGCCGCCCTCAATCGTCCGGCTGGCCTCCCCCTGCAGCATGGATGGCACGATCTGGGTCAGCAGCCTCGTGCCGAACCCGGTTCTTCCGGCACCGTTCACCGGCCTCGCCGGTTCCTGGCAAAGATCCTCTTCCCACCGCAGCCGCAGCCGGTTGTGCCCGCCGTCTTCGCCACGGACCGACCAGGACACGCGGATCCGCGCGTCTTCGCCATCAGCCGAGCCGTATTTCTGCGCATTGGTCGCCAGCTCGTGCAGCGCCAGGCTGATCTGCTGCGCCGCCTCCGATCCGGTGGTCACCTCGGGACCGCCGACCGTCATCCTGTCGCCGAAGCTCAGCAGCACCGGTTCCAGCTGCGCCCGGATCACGCTGCCCAGATCCGCCGAAGCGCCGGACGGCTCCTGCATGACGGTCTGGGTGGCAGAGGCCAGCGCGTTCAGACGCCCGGTGAAGGTGCTGACGAAATCGGTCACGTCCGTGACCCCGCGCGCGCTTTGCCGCGCCATCGACGAGACCACCGCGATCATGTTGTGGCTCCGGTGCACCGCTTCGCGCGCCGTTACCGCCAGTTTGGCATTGACGTCCCGCAGTTCGGCGGTGCGTTTCTCGACCAGGACTTCCAGCTCATCGCGGGCCTGCCGCAGCACGTCCAGGGTCTCCTCATGCGCGGCCACTTCCTCCAGCAGCCTGCCGTTGACGTCCTCCAGTTCGCGCCGGCTCGGGATCGCGACCAGGACCGGAACCAGCTTGAACAACACAACCGCGGTGGTTGCCGAGACCAGTGCAGTGGCGAATTTCAGCAAGCCTTGCGCCGGATAGGCCGGCCACCAGAGCGTCAGGATCGATACCGCATGGGTGAGGCCGCACAGAAGGATGAAGGAGGCAAACAGAAGCACCAGCCCGCGGTGCTTCAAATCCTTGCGCTGGCGCAGAACCTTGAACAGAGCCAGCGGGATGGCGAAATATGCCAGGAAGATCAGAAGGTCAGAGCCGGCCCAAAGGATCAGCAGCCAAGGTTCCCAAAGCAAGCACATGCCATGCGGCATGTACTCCCCGAAATCCAGAAATGTTTGCACTGCGGCACTCTCCAGTCCTATGGCGGAACCGATGTCGGCCTGAACCATTTAAATATGAAACGCGGTCAGAGCGGCATAAGTTGCTAATTTTCCTTCACGCGCAAGGCCGCACGGCAGCCGCAGCCCTCCCGCCGGAGGCGCCGGGCGCCTCGCGCAGCCTCAAATCTCCTCCACATCCATCACGCCGTCCAGCGATTTCAGCGCCCCCTTGATCTGCGGATTGATCGGGAACGCCTGGCCCAGATCCATTTCCACGTCGCCGGGCAGGCCGGGATCCTGCAGATACATGTAGACCTCGCCGCGCGATGCGTTGCGGGCCGCCGCCTTGGCATCCTCCAGCACCTGCGCCACGGTTCCGACGGCGCTGGCATCGCTCAGATAGACCCGCAAGCTGCTGCGCCCGGCATCGGCAATCGCGCTGTCAACCGGCCCGACCGAGCGCACCAGCAGCTTCAACTGGTCGCTCTCCATCGTCGCCTCAGCCGTGATCACCACCTTGGCCCCGGTTTCTAAGTACTCGCGGCTCTTTTCCAGCACTTCCGAGAACAGCGTCACCTCGAACGCGCCGGAGGGATCGCTAAGCTGGGCAAAGGCAAAGCGGTTGCCGCGGGCGGATTTGCGCTCCTGCCGCCCGGCCACCACCCCGGCCATCTTGGCCATGAAGGGCCCGCGTTCGGCCTTGGCGGTCACCTCGTCCAGCGTCATCACCTCCTTGCGCTTCAGCGCCGGCATGTAGTCGTCCAGCGGGTGGCCCGACAGGTAGAAGCCGATCGCCTTGAACTCCTCGCTCAGCCGCTCCGCCGGCAGCCAGTCCGGCACCGAAGGCAGCCGCGGCTCCGGCAGGTCCTCGCCCGCCTCGCCGAACAGCGACACCTGGCTGGAATTGCGCTGGTCATGCACCGCGGCGGAGTAATCCACCAGCGCGCCCAGGCTCTCGAACACCCGGCGGCGGTTGGAATCGAGCTGGTCGAAGGCCCCTGCCCGCGCCAGCATCTCCAGGGGCCGCTTGCCA containing:
- a CDS encoding type 1 glutamine amidotransferase domain-containing protein, whose product is MKILMVLTSHDQLGDTGEKTGFWLEEFAAPYYVLRDAGAEVTLASPAGGQPPLDPKSDSEDAQTDATRRFKQDDAAQQALASTVKLSGVDADQFDAVFYPGGHGPLWDLAESADSRKLLESFAAADRPIGAVCHAPGVFRHVKGSDGAPLVKGRRVTGFTNGEEEGVGLTDVVPFLVEDMLKDKGADYRKGDDWASYVEVDGKLVTGQNPASSEAAAKELLALLK
- a CDS encoding SlyX family protein; the encoded protein is MQHLEEQIAHLTRSVEEMSDVMARQQQEIDVLTRRVAMLMQREAERQQDGGGGVVFADERPPHY
- a CDS encoding DUF1489 family protein — its product is MDKRVNLVKLSVGTESVESLMAWQAMRRKDLPGGLPRHVTRMWPKREAEILNGGSIYWVIKGLIQCRQRILRLDEVTGEDGIRRCAIVLDPEVHRTHTAQKRPFQGWRYLKPEESPADLPAGKSQEEPLPPELSQALAEIGVI
- the hisG gene encoding ATP phosphoribosyltransferase codes for the protein MTLKLGVPSKGRLMEKTFDWFAKRGVTLSRTGSDREYAGAVEGVSNMELVLLSAGEIPRELAAGRIHLGVTGTDLVQEKLPRFEQQVEELAELGFGHADLVLAVPQFWIDVDTLDDLDAVASAFRAQHGHRLRIATKYHRLVREFLTDAGVADYQLVDSQGATEGTVKNETAEMVADITSTGETLRANHLKLLSDGLVLKSQATLWRSRVAKYTAQDKAALNTLLDFLEKRV
- a CDS encoding ATP phosphoribosyltransferase regulatory subunit: MTLRSDIQARAAQLRVRFEAAGAQVVDTPLLQPAGTLLDLYGEDIRARAYVTTDALRGEQMLRPDFTVPVVEAHMRHGAEPARYTYSGEVFRRQEHFPDRPNEYLQVGYEVFERNDAAAADAEVFSLFALQVRGLPLRAATGDIGILMAAVQGLNTTEKRKAALMRHIWRPRRFRSLLDRFAGRAPVPESRRKLLSTEGDLTGSAVELGKRRAAEVQARVEALREDAKAPPIAEHELLALEALMAVRETVPYALEQMHDIAVDLPQINPALDRLDARTAAMKARGVDVENLDFEASYGRTSMEYYDGFVFGFYAEARPDLPPVASGGRYDALTRQLGDGAEIPAVGGVLRPDLMLQLEESRA
- the hisS gene encoding histidine--tRNA ligase; translation: MAKVKKQPRPKAQTPKGFRDYFGAEVTQRSEMLRAIAGVYHHYGFEALESSAVETVEALGKFLPDVDRPNEGVFAWQETEDDGNGDWMALRYDLTAPLARVYAQHRNDLPTPYRRYAMGPVWRNEKPGPGRFRQFYQCDADTVGSASMAADAEICAMLSDTLETVGIPRGDYLVRVNNRKVLNGVLEAMGLGDGDAKRDDVLRTIDKFDKVGEAGVRELLTKGRLDASGAFIDGVGLSDDQAAPVLAFLTSKAAEAAGTIANLRAAVGDSKIGQEGIAELEQIGELLAAGGYGKDRIEIDPSVVRGLGYYTGPVFEAELTFEILDEKGRKRQFGSVSGGGRYDGLVKRFTGQEVPAVGVSVGVDRLLAALHAKGRLSAEATGPVVVTVMDRDRMADYQAMVAELRNAGIRAEVYLGNPKNFGNQLKYADKRNSPVAVIEGGDEKANGVVQIKDLILGAKIAESATLEEWKERPSQFEVPRSELVAKVRDILDGQG
- a CDS encoding sensor histidine kinase, with amino-acid sequence MQTFLDFGEYMPHGMCLLWEPWLLILWAGSDLLIFLAYFAIPLALFKVLRQRKDLKHRGLVLLFASFILLCGLTHAVSILTLWWPAYPAQGLLKFATALVSATTAVVLFKLVPVLVAIPSRRELEDVNGRLLEEVAAHEETLDVLRQARDELEVLVEKRTAELRDVNAKLAVTAREAVHRSHNMIAVVSSMARQSARGVTDVTDFVSTFTGRLNALASATQTVMQEPSGASADLGSVIRAQLEPVLLSFGDRMTVGGPEVTTGSEAAQQISLALHELATNAQKYGSADGEDARIRVSWSVRGEDGGHNRLRLRWEEDLCQEPARPVNGAGRTGFGTRLLTQIVPSMLQGEASRTIEGGKLIYELDIPLSALTEGDSQAENVQLATRLAAQGFGLA